From a region of the uncultured Desulfatiglans sp. genome:
- a CDS encoding hypothetical protein (Evidence 5 : Unknown function), whose product MNPEMKIFLHTLRVLSPTPAGRALVSSHATRAQCHRFAMGPGLANIKEIKHLRGDDLVAAAQANVQIDAEIGQKDHFRMEAK is encoded by the coding sequence TTGAATCCGGAAATGAAGATTTTTCTTCACACCCTTCGGGTGCTCAGTCCCACCCCTGCGGGGCGGGCTCTGGTTTCTTCACACGCTACGCGTGCGCAGTGCCACCGCTTTGCGATGGGTCCCGGTTTGGCCAATATCAAGGAAATCAAACATCTGCGTGGAGACGACCTGGTGGCCGCCGCACAAGCAAACGTGCAGATTGACGCCGAGATCGGCCAAAAAGACCATTTCCGGATGGAAGCTAAATAG